From Coffea arabica cultivar ET-39 chromosome 2e, Coffea Arabica ET-39 HiFi, whole genome shotgun sequence, the proteins below share one genomic window:
- the LOC140036606 gene encoding uncharacterized protein codes for MAKLLQDLVYQEESPSIYTTALSGITLLFLAYLGISEALGNHLKYSKFWNVNSQKSGGGIKLSSRTGMLLLYSPAAVAGLASFLIFPGGEIRFLMLKLAITMHFSKRVLESLFVHKYSGGMMLDSVVIISSSYLFAAAGMIYIHHMTLEATEPLVDLKYLGLLLFLVGIAGNFYHHYLLSKLRKKNEKDYKIPTGGLFDLVICPHYLFEILGLLGISFISQTLFSYSCAIGCAFYLIGRSYATRQWYLSKFEIFPKNVKALIPFVF; via the exons ATGGCGAAACTGCTGCAGGATCTTGTGTACCAGGAAGAATCTCCTTCGATTTACACAACAGCCCTATCTGGGATAACTCTCTTGTTTCTAGCTTACTTGGGTATCTCAGAAGCCTTGGGAAATCACCTCAAGTACTCCAAATTCTGGAACGTCAATTCACAGAAATCTGGAGGGGGAATCAAACTATCCAGCAGAACTGGGATGCTTCTACTCTACAGCCCAGCAGCCGTTGCTGGTCTTGCTTCATTTCTGATCTTCCCCGGTGGTGAAATCAggttcttgatgctcaaattaGCTATTACCATGCACTTCTCCAAGAGGGTCCTAGAG AGCCTGTTCGTTCATAAATACAGTGGTGGAATGATGTTGGATTCCGTTGTGATTATTTCGTCGAGCTATTTATTTGCTGCTGCAGGCATGATTTATATACATCATATGACACTGGAGGCTACAGAACCATTGGTTGATCTCAAGTACCTAGGTTTGTTGCTATTTTTAGTTGGAATCGCCGGCAACTTTTATCACCATTACCTCCTTTCCAAACTTAGGAAGAAGAATGAAAAGGACTATAAAATTCCCACTGGTGGGCTCTTCGATTTGGTCATATGCCCACATTATCTTTTTGAGATTCTTGGCTTGTTGGGGATTTCTTTCATCTCCCAAACGTTGTTTTCATATTCTTGCGCCATTGGCTGCGCTTTCTACTTGATTGGAAGGAGTTATGCTACAAGGCAATGGTACCTttccaaatttgaaatttttccgAAAAATGTCAAGGCCTTGATACCGTTTGTGTTCTAG
- the LOC140036607 gene encoding uncharacterized protein, with product MGLPEILLSFLYPPPPSIFISAMSVISFASLTNAGFQEIKGKHMRYSKFFNVGASVTGDNKQKKAEFSGRTGMLIAYTPAFLAGVASFALVPLDGLRFTLLCSALTIHFLKRLFEVLFVHKYSGVTEVETAITISMSYFLSTASMIYAQHLTSGLPEPPIDLKHFGILLFVLGISGNFYHHYLLSKLRTEGGDNKYKIPHGGLFDLVICPHYLFEILGFIGVSCISQNLYAFSYTFGTMFYLLGRSYATRRWYQSKFDNFSENTKAVIPYIF from the exons ATGGGGTTGCCTGAAATATTGCTGAGCTTTTTATACCCGCCGCCGCCTTCTATTTTCATCTCAGCCATGTCGGTTATCAGTTTTGCGTCATTAACCAACGCTGGATTCCAAGAAATCAAAGGAAAGCACATGCGGTATTCCAAATTTTTTAACGTTGGTGCATCTGTTACTGGAGACAATAAGCAGAAGAAGGCTGAATTCTCAGGTAGAACTGGGATGCTTATAGCCTATACTCCTGCATTTCTTGCCGGCGTGGCTTCTTTTGCACTTGTCCCGCTCGACGGTTTGAGATTTACTTTGCTATGTTCGGCTCTGACCATCCATTTCTTGAAGAGGCTGTTTGAG GTACTATTTGTTCACAAGTACAGTGGAGTGACGGAAGTTGAAACAGCAATAACCATCTCCATGAGTTATTTTCTGTCCACGGCAAGCATGATTTATGCTCAGCATCTGACCAGCGGGCTTCCGGAACCACCAATTGATCTCAAGCATTTTGGGATTCTGCTGTTTGTACTGGGAATCAGTGGCAACTTTTACCACCATTACCTCCTCTCAAAATTAAGAACCGAAGGTGGTGACAACAAGTACAAAATTCCCCACGGTGGACTGTTTGATTTGGTCATATGCCCGCATTATCTTTTCGAGATTCTTGGATTTATTGGGGTGTCTTGCATTTCTCAAAATCTGTATGCATTTTCCTATACTTTTGGCACGATGTTCTACTTGCTTGGGAGGAGCTATGCCACAAGGAGATGGTACCAGTCCAAGTTCGACAATTTCTCAGAAAATACCAAGGCTGTCATTCCATACATCTTCTAG
- the LOC140037179 gene encoding uncharacterized protein, translating into MVLTELLLRFFYSPPSSFFISAMSIINFASLANSGFMESKGKNIQYAKFFNAGSVKTSSADKKAKLSGRIGMLIFYSPALLASVASFALFPDEGLRFDLLRLALTIHFSKRVFEVLLIHKFSGGMEVEAAIIISFSYFASTATMIYAQHLTYGLPEPPIDLKYAGILLFLLGISGNFYHHYLLSKLRTEGDKRYKIPQGGLFSLVICPHYLFEIFGFIGVSFIAQTLYAFSFTLGTLFLLMGRSFATRKWYRSKFDNFPENTKSLIPYVF; encoded by the exons ATGGTGTTGACTGAGTTGTTGCTAAGGTTCTTCTACTCTCCGCCATCTTCGTTTTTCATCTCAGCCATGTCTATCATCAATTTTGCATCATTAGCAAATTCAGGATTCATGGAAAGCAAAGGGAAAAACATACAATATGCCAAGTTCTTTAATGCTGGTTCTGTCAAGACATCTTCCGCTGATAAGAAAGCCAAACTCTCTGGTAGAATTGGGATGCTTATTTTTTACTCTCCTGCGCTACTCGCCAGTGTGGCTTCTTTTGCTCTTTTCCCAGATGAGGGACTAAGATTTGATTTGCTTCGTCTGGCTCTAACCATCCATTTTTCCAAGAGGGTCTTTGAG GTCCTGTTGATACACAAGTTCAGTGGTGGCATGGAAGTTGAAGCTGCAATTATCATCTCCTTCAGTTATTTTGCTTCTACAGCAACCATGATTTATGCTCAGCATCTCACCTATGGGCTTCCAGAACCACCGATCGATCTCAAGTATGCTGGAATTCTACTGTTCTTACTGGGAATTAGTGGAAACTTTTACCACCATTACCTCCTCTCAAAACTAAGAACCGAAGGTGACAAAAGGTACAAAATTCCCCAAGGTGGACTGTTTAGTTTGGTCATATGTCCACACTATCTTTTCGAGATTTTTGGATTCATTGGGGTGTCATTCATTGCTCAAACATTGTATGCATTTTCCTTCACCCTCGGCACCCTTTTCTTGTTGATGGGAAGGAGCTTCGCCACCAGGAAATGGTACCGTTCCAAGTTTGATAATTTTCCAGAGAATACCAAGTCTCTCATTCCATATGTCTTCTGA
- the LOC140036608 gene encoding pentatricopeptide repeat-containing protein At3g14330-like encodes MGLPSIALPTKLTVITTITATSTPELQRKNHKPLNSTFKSLSKSGKLDEALQLIEFQQFRNLEVQSCTTFIHACISTKSLQHGQRLYKHLPSTLLNNPIVKSKFITLFSVCGQLDEARRIFQHGFRIDDLPDSVWVAMGIGYSRNGLSKEALLLYCEMVSRGIKPGNFALSVAVKACSDLLELRVGRAVHGQIIKAKMEPDQVVYNSLLRLYTECGCFDEVLKVFEGMPQRNVVSWNSIIMGFVKRENVFGALETFRKMQREGVGFSWVSLTTILPVCARVTSTYCGKEIHAQIVKSSKMPDVLVLNSLIDMYAKCGLVEYCRRVFDRIEYKDLTSWNTMLNGYAVNGDMEKAHTLFNEMIGRGICPDEVTWVALLSGCSHRGLVDQGKVLFERMVTEFHIHPNLEHYACLVDLLGRAGRIEEALEIVKSMPVKPSGSIWGSLLNACRIHGKISPVDFIAKELLEIEPDNPGNYVMLSNIYANAGMWKGVNKMREMMEKRGIKKEAGCSWMHVKNRIHTFVAGGGFEFRNSEEYKKVHDELMKALEDVGYRPDTRVVLHDVGEDLKAELVCGHSEKIATIFGLINCGSAMPIRITKNLRVCADCHSWMKYVSNVTGRKISLRDTNRFHHFDKGTCSCNDYW; translated from the coding sequence ATGGGCCTTCCCTCCATTGCTCTCCCAACTAAGCTAACGGTCATAACTACCATAACCGCCACTTCAACTCCCGAACTGCAAAGGAAAAACCACAAACCCCTAAACTCAACCTTCAAATCCTTATCCAAATCAGGAAAATTAGACGAAGCCCTTCAGCTAATTGAATTCCAGCAATTCAGGAACCTCGAAGTCCAGTCCTGCACCACTTTTATCCATGCCTGCATTTCCACAAAATCATTACAGCACGGCCAAAGGCTGTACAAGCACCTCCCCAGCACCCTCCTCAACAACCCCATTGTAAAATCTAAATTCATTACTCTTTTCTCCGTTTGTGGCCAGCTCGACGAGGCTCGACGAATTTTTCAACATGGGTTTCGGATTGATGACTTGCCCGATTCAGTTTGGGTGGCTATGGGCATTGGGTACTCGAGAAATGGGCTTTCCAAGGAAGCTCTGCTTCTTTATTGTGAAATGGTGTCCCGGGGCATTAAGCCAGGAAATTTTGCTCTTTCTGTGGCAGTTAAAGCTTGTTCAGACCTGCTAGAGTTAAGGGTGGGGAGAGCTGTTCATGGTCAGATTATAAAGGCAAAAATGGAGCCTGATCAAGTGGTGTACAATTCTTTACTACGGCTGTATACCGAGTGCGGGTGCTTTGACGAGGTGCTGAAGGTGTTTGAAGGAATGCCACAGAGGAATGTTGTGTCCTGGAACTCAATCATTATGGGTTTTGTAAAGAGAGAGAACGTTTTCGGGGCACTTGAAACTTTTCGAAAAATGCAGAGGGAAGGAGTGGGATTTAGCTGGGTTAGTTTGACTACCATTTTACCTGTCTGTGCTCGGGTTACTTCTACTTACTGTGGGAAAGAGATTCACGCTCAGATTGTGAAATCGAGTAAAATGCCAGATGTTCTAGTTCTAAATTCGCTTATTGATATGTATGCCAAATGTGGGTTGGTAGAATACTGTAGGAGAGTGTTTGACAGAATCGAGTACAAGGATTTAACATCATGGAACACTATGTTGAATGGATATGCTGTCAATGGAGACATGGAAAAAGCACACACTTTGTTTAACGAGATGATTGGTCGTGGAATTTGTCCAGATGAGGTAACATGGGTTGCCCTGTTGTCGGGTTGTAGCCACAGAGGGCTTGTAGATCAGGGGAAAGTATTGTTTGAAAGAATGGTTACAGAGTTTCATATTCATCCCAATTTAGAGCATTATGCTTGTTTGGTGGATTTATTGGGCAGAGCAGGGAGAATTGAAGAGGCTCTAGAGATAGTGAAAAGTATGCCTGTGAAGCCAAGTGGTAGCATTTGGGGTTCTTTGCTCAATGCCTGCAGAATTCATGGCAAGATCTCTCCTGTTGATTTTATAGCAAAGGAACTGTTGGAGATTGAACCAGATAATCCAGGGAACTATGTTATGCTTTCCAATATTTATGCAAATGCAGGGATGTGGAAGGGAGTTAACAAGATGAGAGAGATGATGGAAAAGAGAGGCATCAAGAAGGAGGCCGGATGCAGCTGGATGCATGTTAAAAATAGAATACATACTTTCGTGGCTGGTGGTGGGTTTGAATTTCGCAATTCAGAAGAGTATAAGAAAGTTCATGATGAGTTAATGAAAGCTTTGGAAGACGTTGGATATAGGCCTGATACACGTGTTGTTCTTCATGACGTGGGTGAGGACTTGAAGGCAGAGTTGGTGTGTGGTCATAGCGAAAAGATAGCAACAATATTTGGGCTTATTAATTGTGGCTCTGCAATGCCGATCAGGATCACCAAGAATCTTCGTGTTTGTGCAGATTGTCATTCTTGGATGAAATATGTTTCCAACGTAACAGGTAGGAAAATAAGTTTGAGAGACACCAATCGCTTCCACCACTTCGATAAAGGGACATGCTCTTGCAATGATTATTGGTGA
- the LOC140036609 gene encoding protein GAMETE EXPRESSED 1-like — protein MMTHDCHKLNYNWLSMVFLIMVLQVSSSWGWFFSSNKESNNAKGTPLGENMMFSKDSVAEFSMEPFNNQRGTKLVENARNKMIAAAPSSCWQKAYQSLFTGCSRSLADEESRNRFAWHLTECFLKHSGRSPLPYCDKASLVEKCLKQVDQDAVKIYLEYHLETNSICHQLQIEAFRHQTERLVNELKKSAEYAEEKLESIEERGELLLQSSKNVHDALTNVDLRTQQLAEASKDVENHVNLVLNYSKAVHEQSLAIAASQAELSHDQVKMKESLDEGMAMLHDSYTNLGREITNLRDEAVEIEKEISRVGDEMSSKMNTLQTKADDIGNMAESSIEKQKQLLDGQSMALSGLHLLTETQSKALEESRGTLEKLAEFGHRQQDELLQRQKQLQQAHDHLVANSKTILAAQEAFESKQASMFLALDKLFALHNAMLLESRMIKAFVVYTLSFFLLYMLTSTKQTYNVRHRVYIGLSITLLIELLIIRWTSYDIEKQGEMIFLIRFLSGALVLFQLGCAIYTYRDFEVLNHQMLLSLMEKVNWMQKERELSWDTDADSEVGWSSWVDTDLADDVDKLEDPDYVCREEVGENSVETTSITKRYNLRSRR, from the exons ATGATGACTCATGATTGTCATAAGCTTAATTATAATTGGTTGTCGATGGTGTTTCTGATTATGGTTTTGCAAGTTTCTTCATCATGGGGTTGGTTTTTCTCTTCAAATAAGGAGAGTAACAATGCAAAAGGGACACCACTAGGGGAGAATATGATGTTTTCTAAAGATTCCGTTGCTGAATTCTCCATGGAACCATTTAACAACCAAAGAGGAACCAAGCTTGTTGAAAATGCTAGGAACAAGATGATTGCGGCCGCGCCTAGTTCATGCTGGCAAAAAGCTTACCAAAGTTTGTTTACTGGATGTTCAAGAAGCCTTGCCGATGAAGAGTCTAGGAATAGATTTGCCTGGCATCTTACTGAGTGCTTTTTGAAACACTCCGGAAGGTCTCCATTGCCTTATTGTGATAAAGCATCATTGGTGGAGAAATGTCTTAAACAAGTGGATCAAGATGCTGTCAAAATTTACCTTGAGTATCATCTTGAAACCAATTCAATTTGCCATCAATTGCA AATTGAAGCATTCAGGCATCAAACGGAGAGGCTGGTAAATGAGTTGAAAAAATCAGCTGAATATGCAGAGGAAAAGTTGGAAAGCATAGAGGAGAGAGGCGAGCTACTGCTGCAAAGTTCCAAAAATGTTCATGATGCATTGACTAATGTTGATCTAAGAACTCAACAATTGGCAGAAGCCTCAAAGGACGTGGAGAATCATGTAAATCTTGTGCTCAATTATTCCAAAGCAGTTCACGAGCAGTCTTTGGCAATTGCGGCTTCTCAGGCAGAGTTGAGCCATGATCAAGTAAAGATGAAAGAGAGTCTTGATGAGGGAATGGCAATGCTTCATGATTCTTATACTAATTTAGGGCGAGAGATCACTAACTTAAGAGATGAAGCTGTTGAAATAGAGAAGGAGATTAGTAGAGTAGGAGATGAAATGTCCTCTAAGATGAATACTCTACAGACTAAAGCTGATGATATTGGTAATATGGCAGAAAGTTCTATAGAAAAGCAAAAACAACTTTTAGATGGACAATCCATGGCTCTCAGCGGGCTTCATCTTCTCACAGAGACTCAGTCCAAGGCACTTGAAGAGAGCAG GGGAACTTTGGAAAAGTTGGCAGAATTTGGGCATAGACAGCAGGACGAGCTTCTTCAGCGGCAAAAACAGCTTCAACAAGCTCATGACCACCTTGTTGCGAATTCAAAGACGATATTAGCAGCCCAG GAAGCTTTTGAATCAAAGCAAGCAAGCATGTTCCTTGCCTTAGATAAACTTTTCGCCTTGCACAACGCCATGCTACTGGAATCACGAATGATTAAAGCTTTTGTGGTTTATACGttatccttctttcttctttacatgCTCACAAGCACAAAACAGACATACAATGTGAGGCACAGGGTTTATATAG GTTTGAGCATCACATTATTGATTGAATTACTGATAATCCGTTGGACATCATATGATATTGAAAAGCAAGGAGAGATGATATTTCTGATTAGATTCCTCTCCGGGGCTCTAGTGCTATTTCAACTCGGATGTGCCATCTACACTTACAG AGACTTTGAAGTGCTGAACCATCAAATGCTTTTATCACTGATGGAGAAGGTCAATTGGAtgcaaaaagagagagaattaTCATGGGACACGGATGCTGATAGTGAGGTGGGTTGGTCTTCATGGGTCGACACTGATTTAGCTGATGATGTAGACAAATTGGAGGACCCTGACTACGTATGTCGTGAAGAGGTCGGAGAAAATTCAGTGGAAACAACTTCAATTACAAAGAGATACAACCTCCGCAGTCGCCGTTAG